AACCGAATTGATCTATATGTAGCATTAAACAGTAGATCTCTTGAAATAtgtaatttttaagaaaagaaacagtatttgtaaaattaagattttaaaaccaataatacatacaaaagaaaagaaaaaaaaactttcttagCCCGGTCACCTCTCTTCGCCGTCTAGGATTTTCGCCTTCatgtctttcatttttttcctgAGGTCGTGGCCGTCTCTTGTGTGACTGCCAGATTCGGGTTCTGCTCCTTAGTGTGATTGTTTGTGATGACACAAAGACCATACAATACCATAAAGACCAAACTTCCAACTCAAACACATAAAAGACACAAGTTTTGGACATAAAAAATCGTTTGTGAATCCACAAAGACCGATCAATAACACAATTACAAGAAACAAACAAGTTCACTACACCAAATCAAATACATTTTTTAGAACGCAATTACAATTTCTTTTGAAATAATAGCACCATTAACCCAACCACAATCATACATCCAATGACTAAGCCAACCGTCatcttttcatatattttttcgCTTCAGCCAAGACCTTCTCAACTTGATCAAATATTTCCTTCTCAATCTTCATTTGCACATTCTCAATGGCTAAACTCGCTCTTGCAATCTCTTTCACctctttctcaattctcacaTTTATGCCTTCAAGTGTTTCTGTCTCCTCTAATTATGCCTCATCAATCCACTTGAATATATGCTCATTCTCTAGCTAAACAAAGCATTACACATAAACAACAAAACATTACTCATTCATCATAATCGAGTTAAAAATTGACCTTAACAAGTTTCTGAAACTAATCATGAAACTCAACAAAATTACTTTTCTTCGTTGCAGCATACACACATCGAAAGTATCTTCTGTAAGGATTGGGAATCGATTTTAACATCAAGGAGACGACGGATTCGCCACACCAACAATTCTGCGGGACCTAGAAATCTTCTTCGACGCCCATTAGATGATCCACAATAAGCTCCCGACACGGTTTTGGAAGACCCAAACATTACTCCTTAGATACTCTCACTTTAGGAAATTTGAGGAGAAGAAAATCTAAATTTATAAATCGATTTTAGGGTCCTTGCTTTGATTTGGGATATTGGGttaatttttagtttcaaatCGGTTTCGTATTTCTGAGTTTGATAGTTTGGTCTCGCAATTGTACCGAAAATTGTCTTAACCAATACAAATTAAGTTTCATGGGGATACATCTAGAATTTGTTTTTTGGGGATATATAGAATGAGCCAATAGTTTGGGAGTGAAAATGGGAAAATAACTTGTCGATCcaaaaaatgtgatatgtggGCTATTTTGCAGATGTAGGTGCTTTATTTTGCACATATAGGGGGGGTACtggaagaaaaaagaagaatggtTGATATATACAGCATATAGAGTTTGTATATAATGTGTAATTGCAATCTATTACTGATATGTCGTATCAATCATGCTATACGCTTGGTGTATATCATTTATTTGTAGGTCTTGCTTTTTAGATAGAATAGAGGTACAATTGCATTTAAAATTACAACTAGACAGAATAATGTATATTCAATCACTACTAATTTCAGAGTTATCGGTGTATAGAGAATGCAATTAATCAATTacaaaaatgatcaaaactGTAATTAACGAAAAAAGATTCGGCCATGGCCGAATATTTGCTTTCATATCTAACCAAAATTCTGTAAAAgtatttaaatagaaatattagtataaagtagttaaatatttcaaaattttaaatacctTATAATATGCTCAATTGTGCGATTAGGCACATTcatggtaaaaataaaaatctatgaattcttttttcaagaaaatttatTGGGCCGTTAGCTTTATTAAGTTGGGCTGTTAgctttattaaattttgtggCCCGTTATCCTTAGTATGTTTAGTAGTCAGTGTGTTGCCTTTGGGAAAGGCTATCAAACAATCTaactctttttttctctctctatgttCCTTCTCCCACAcgattcttctcttcttcttcctctgttctcTTCTTCCATCTCAGTCACAAACCACTGAGCATATCACAAAGCGTAACACTATGGTTTCCCCAACAAGCTTAAGCAAATCAGAAGAGaaagaaaccctaaaccctagaaaCGTGTACCACATCGGAGGACTCCAAGTGAGATTCCCTTATCAGCCGTACGGAACACAGCTAGCTTTCATGAGCCGTGTCATATCTACCCTTGATAGAGCCCAGAGAGACGGTAGATGCCACGCGCTTCTCGAGTCCCCCACTGGCACTGGCAAAACTCTTTCATTGCTCTGCTCGGTTCTCGCTTGGCAACAGAGCTATGCATCGCGCTTTCCTAAAGGAAACTCGGCTCATAAAAGAAGTCATTTCACACCTGACGTCACACGACCACCACCCTCAACAGAACCTAGCGATGTGGTGGAAGTCGAAAAGCCTCCAAGAGTTCCTACCATATTCTATGCTTCGTAAGCATTTCACATTATTAGTTTTGTTGAATATATaaagtttatgttttgtgtttgtgtttgtgtcaTAGACGAACGCATGCTCAGATCACTCAAGTCATTCGTGAGTATCGCAAAACTGCTTACAGAGTGCCCATGGCTGTATTGGTATGTCAATATTTAATCTTTTAACTAATAAAAGTTGTCTGTTAATTGTGTTATCCTTCATCTTTGTTGAGAGTTATTAGGGTGCACGTAAACGTTCATGCACCAACCGTCGTGTACAGGGGAAACCTAATTTAGACGAGATATGGTAAAAAAATGTCATTATCATTAGTCTTTTCAGCATAGATGCTCTCCTCTATCTATAACATAACAtgcattctctttttttttttttttttgtagccggTGTCTCATAAAAGATAGGAATAAACCAAAATGTCCCGAGTTCAGGTAAGTTTTATCCTCAACTTATTTTGGTTTTCCCTCTTTGCGCCTCAAATCACGtttcttttccttaacatcCAGAGGCAAAGATGATATTGTAGCTCACCCATCACTTCAGCAAAATGAAGTTCATGATATTGAAGATCTTGTCAAAATTGGATATGCTGTTAGAGGTTATACGTTTGGTTTTACAgttctttttttagttattatttcTTAAATCTCAAATATATAGTCTTCTCTTTTTAGGTTGTCCATACTTTGCTGCCTGGGACATGTATGAGAGGGCACAAATTGTTTTTTGTCCTTATTCCTATATAGTTGACCAACTCATTCGACAAGAAAAACTTGAAGACAAATTGAATGGGGCCATTATAATCTTTGACGAAGCACAGTAAGCGTCaagtacatatataattatgttttcaaatttttattagcAATGCTTGGTGGTGTTGATGGTTGTCTACTAAACACTTTTGTTTGTGTACAGCAATATGGAAGACATTGCTCGTGAAGCAGGCAGCATTGACTTGGGAGAAGAGactcttttcagttacatgcttACTCAAATCTATTACCAATGCATTTTTTTCACTGACATTTTACTTAACTACTCATGATGTCATGCAGAATTACAGAGTGAACTACAACTTCTAAGCCTGGCGATCCCAATGATATATCAACCCGTGTGTGATGCTATAGACGTAAAGTCATCCATCATCTTCAAGATAATAATATTCCTTTGATAGACTAAACTGAGAATTTTCTATGTATATTTAGGGATTGATAAGCTGGATTGGAAGCAGAAAGGACTCCCTAGCAAAACGTGATCCTCAACACTATTTCTCTAGGCAAGTAGGGTTTAAAGTGCATTTATATTCATAGAGGTTAACTTTtagtttttatgaaatttacTCAATTCAAACATCTTTTTTGCTATTTATCAGCTGGACCGGAGACAAAGCTTTAAGGGAGCTAGAGGAATCTAATATCACTCGAAAAGGCTTCCGGAACTTATCGAACTGCTTCATTGAGGTAAGTCATTTCTTCTACGTTATCTTCCACATTCTTTTATACGAAGATTCAATGTGATGTTGTTCCTTATTCGTCAAGGCAATCGAAAGATCAATGAAAGAAATACCTCCTCATTTGAGTGGGATATTTGTCTCCACACTACAaggttttttgttttcttgttacTTTTACTAAGCATCATCGATCTCTGTAATATATTATCAGCCTTGAGGATGAGAGCTTATGGTACAATTATGATGCAGAGTTGTTAGTTACACTTGGATACTTCTTTTCAAGAGATGGAAGTCACAGTCACACCCTAGATTACGAACTGGGTTTACAACGCTTTATTAAAAGAGGTACCAAAGTTAACTTTCTGTTTATCCgaataatgtaaaaaaaaaaaaccaaagatGTGTGAATTGCTGTTACTCTAATGGGAATGCAGGAGATTCTTCTGGGAAGTGGACGCATACTTTGAGTTTGTGGTGCATGAATCCATCTGTTGTTTTCAAAGCTATCGTTGATCTTTCTTCATCCATTATTTTAACATCTGGGTAAGCAAGCAGCAGTATCTATTACTTTTTGCTAAGAATCATTTTCCACTTTTTTTTTACCTCACTCTATAAGGTCTGGTTTAAAAACCACAATTGTcatcaaatataaaatcatattgcAGGACTTTGTCACCAATGGACTCTTTCTCATCTGAACTTGGGATGCAGTTTGGCGCTTGTTTGGAGGCTCCACATGTGGTTGATGCTAATCAGCAGGTTCGTTCTGACTTAAAGAGCTGTAACTATCCACTTAGCAGCAACAGTCTCCAGAACTGAATGTATGATTTTAACAGCaagactttctctctctctctcttttttttttcttgcaggtGTGGGCTGCTGGAATCTTCAGTGGTCCTAATAATCAACCTCTAAATGCAAGTTATAAAACGAATGATGAACATCCGTTCCAGGTACTTGGGCATTTTCTTAATCACTGTTAAATGGTTTTCTTCTTGTACTCTGATACCTTACTTTTGGTTTAAAGGATGCTCTAGGGAAATCATTGGAAGAGATTTGCTCTATTGTGCCAGGTGGCTCTCTCGTCTTCTTTCCAAGCTATAAGCTTATGGGAAAACTCTGTACCCGTTGGCGAGAAACTGGTCAATGGTCTCGGCTCTGCTTGGAAAAAGACATTTTTATTGGTGAGTAAAAAGAATGTTCCTACTAATCCCATGTGATGcaattgttgttgttgttgaaaaatctcaaataTCTCTCCGCAGAGCCAAGCGGAGGAGCAACGGGGGAATTTGAGAACGTCCTGAAGGGATATTATGATTGTATAGGCGGAAAGAAGAGATTCATTGGAAGAAATAGGAGAGCAGCATTTCTTGCTGTATGTAGAGGAAAGGTTTGTCACGATCATGTCATGggtatatatagtttatatctTTTACATGTAGATTTTGAGTGTACACTTGTCACAGGTTTCTGAAGGGCTTGATTTTAGTGATGACAACGCCAGGGCTGTGGTATCCTTTCAACTTCAATAGATTGTTATTGATGATAAATAAAGATTTTTGTGATGTTAAAACCTTGATGTTTTGCATTCAGATAATCGTTGGCATTCCATTTCCAAACTTGTAAGACTTCTGTTTTCTTTCCCCctttagaatcatttttttcttaactgaTCATTTTTTTTGGGGCCAGGCATGATGTCCTAGTCGGACTAAAGAGAAGTTATAATGATACGTACAAATCATCTAGAAACCTTCTTGGAGGGGGTGAATGGTATTGCCAACAAGCGTATCGTGCTTTAAATCAAGCAGCAGGTGCCACCATGTGATATCTTTGTCattctttcattttcttaaaatttatttcaaagTCAATATTTAATCTAACATGGTGTTTTCATCTTTACAGGGAGATGTATCAGGCATAGGTTTGATTATGGTGCCATCATATTTTTGGGTATCTATGaagattttaataatatatatgatgattGTCAATTCTCCactctttttttatttcatttcctTGTGTTTGATTGTTCAGATGAGAGATACAGACAACAAAGGAACAGAGTGTCTATTTCAAAGTGGCTAAGACAGTCTATCAAACTGTATGATAATTTTGAAGAATCTATGCAAGACTTGAAATCATTTTTTCCCAGAGCCAAGGTCTCATTTCCGTTTCTTTAAAACTCTCTTATTATTTacataaatcaataaaattgttaaaatcgAAAACTACATGCATGCAGAAGCATGTTGACAGTAAGATGTTAAGCTACAAAGAAGTCATCGACCTTGAGTGTGTGGTCCAAACTGAGCCTGAAACatcttttttgatcaatagtggTAGTTCAGCATCCAGTCCATTTTCTTGCTCCAGTGGTTTGACTCTAGAACGAGGGGGGCCACCGAGTGTTAGTTCCCATGctttgaagagaagaaagttTATCAGCTCTGCAGCCGTTATTGAccttgaaaaagaaaacaaccaTGACATGATCACAAGGAGAATTGAGTTTGGATCTGACAGCAGCACTGAAACAAGAGCTAGAGTGCAGATATCTTGTTTGCTCTGTAGAAGCCCTTTAGGCCACCCAGATAATAACGGCTCTTCATATCTAAATTGCTTGGTGACTTGGTCGTCCAAGAAGTATGTACTGACTCTCCTGAAAGAAACATCAAGATCTGAAATGCCGACAAGCGTTTCAGTTATCGTGACAGATTGCTCCTCGGTTGACCAGAGACTCTGCACAAAAGATGAGGGGATTTGGTGCGAGGAAGATGGATGTGTTTTCAACACTATCTTCTGCCCTTTCTGCAGTGTCCCAAACACGACGTGTCTCGGAGTGCAAATCGTGGCTACTGATTCATCAAATGTCCAGTTTCTCAGCAAAGTAAGCTTCAACTTTAGTGGCCATTCATCCCCTCTTTTATGATAAGTTTGATTGgctaattttacttttttttttttttttttgttgcagatATTGTTCTTTGCTGATCATCTAAATGTCATGGGTGATGCTGCAATCAAGGAAACGTTGTTGGAGCACCAAGGTACTTGCTAGAGAAGTGGAAGCTGTGAGAAGAAGAGATTACACATTGACAAAAAGTGTAATTTAATTTCGAACAGATTACACATTGACaaatttctctttctttttcgaCAAGTGGAGCAGTATGCTCATACGTTGAGTTTGTGAAACGCCTGCATTTGAcgactaaaaaaaataaatgaaataaaaacagagttgtaaaaaaattaattgggCGAGGAGAAACACCAATATATAAGGTACACAGTAAATATGTGGGTTTAACTTGCGTTTTATTGTGAAATTCTCAAGAAAATTATATGtgaataaatccaaaaataaaacacGATATGTTCAAAAGCTTCAAGAGCAAAGATAACTTATGACAGGTAAGCAATCTGTGCGACTATCTACG
The nucleotide sequence above comes from Brassica napus cultivar Da-Ae chromosome A9, Da-Ae, whole genome shotgun sequence. Encoded proteins:
- the LOC106368833 gene encoding Fanconi anemia group J protein homolog, which produces MVSPTSLSKSEEKETLNPRNVYHIGGLQVRFPYQPYGTQLAFMSRVISTLDRAQRDGRCHALLESPTGTGKTLSLLCSVLAWQQSYASRFPKGNSAHKRSHFTPDVTRPPPSTEPSDVVEVEKPPRVPTIFYASRTHAQITQVIREYRKTAYRVPMAVLGARKRSCTNRRVQGKPNLDEICRCLIKDRNKPKCPEFRGKDDIVAHPSLQQNEVHDIEDLVKIGYAVRGYTFGFTVHSNMEDIAREAGSIDLGEETLFKLQSELQLLSLAIPMIYQPVCDAIDGLISWIGSRKDSLAKRDPQHYFSSWTGDKALRELEESNITRKGFRNLSNCFIEAIERSMKEIPPHLSGIFVSTLQELLVTLGYFFSRDGSHSHTLDYELGLQRFIKRGDSSGKWTHTLSLWCMNPSVVFKAIVDLSSSIILTSGTLSPMDSFSSELGMQFGACLEAPHVVDANQQVWAAGIFSGPNNQPLNASYKTNDEHPFQDALGKSLEEICSIVPGGSLVFFPSYKLMGKLCTRWRETGQWSRLCLEKDIFIEPSGGATGEFENVLKGYYDCIGGKKRFIGRNRRAAFLAVCRGKVSEGLDFSDDNARAVIIVGIPFPNLHDVLVGLKRSYNDTYKSSRNLLGGGEWYCQQAYRALNQAAGRCIRHRFDYGAIIFLDERYRQQRNRVSISKWLRQSIKLYDNFEESMQDLKSFFPRAKKHVDSKMLSYKEVIDLECVVQTEPETSFLINSGSSASSPFSCSSGLTLERGGPPSVSSHALKRRKFISSAAVIDLEKENNHDMITRRIEFGSDSSTETRARVQISCLLCRSPLGHPDNNGSSYLNCLVTWSSKKYVLTLLKETSRSEMPTSVSVIVTDCSSVDQRLCTKDEGIWCEEDGCVFNTIFCPFCSVPNTTCLGVQIVATDSSNVQFLSKILFFADHLNVMGDAAIKETLLEHQGTC